One region of Sulfuricurvum sp. IAE1 genomic DNA includes:
- a CDS encoding EAL domain-containing protein: MRIFSVNLSCGPRCKEWSVGAAVFLLGAAVSAFVVIHLDRMRTHDKLHVVQSVAHEHASRLHKHIDESMVLAYPIAAAIETGMDTQDFTFIADKLITHHPLIHEIALAPEGIITHIVPVKGNEKALGLDLLRHPEQKAEALLALKSGKLTLAGPIRLMQGGEGVVGRFPVFRKEDQTFWGFVLIVIKMPDLLHSAALGDLSAGGYRYELTRTYPNSKQVQIISASDPQPLDRPIRQRIAFPNADWTLSISPAAGWHDRWTIFFQSVLGILFSLLAGYIAKQYVELRNQRNALEHRVAERVTEISLTQNRLRLLLNTIPDLIWLKDTGGTYLLCNPMFERFFGAKETEIVGKSDYDFVDRELADFFRAKDRLAMEKHAPSVNEEWLTFTDDGHTALMETIKTPMIDETGNLVGILGIARDITERHTNETRIRQLTHLYAALSNCNKAIVRSSTPQELFDEVCRGIVSEEGMNMAWIGLVDPQSDLVRPVASYGDRFGYLEGIEISIREEIPSGNGPTGTAIRENRPYWCQDFMNDPATAPWHERGEAVGWQSSASLPFHLYGKPVGAFMVYSTKLNAFDPSSRELLIEMAMDISFAMENFDREAKRKAVEEDLIRTEKLLEEMSEAALIGGWEYDVKTGKGTWTKITARIHDMDPDAETTEQIGLSVYEGESLEKIKNAIHDAITRAMPYDLIVHMTTPAGNKKWVRTIGIPVIENGEVIRLRGSIQDITAQKATEDKVHWLAHFDSLTGLPNRTLLNDRLNYAIRIAYRNHTSVALLYLDLDHFKNINENLGHHIGDELLVQVALRIQSMIRESDTLSRQGGDEFMILLSGIDAEGAANVAEKLIESISQPYQIQSYELSITPSIGIALYPGDGTNFTTLSQAADAAMFRAKHNGRNRYCFFTPEMQARSARNLEIENALRHAVARDQLQIHYQPQISLSDGKLIGTEALLRWTHPELGAVSPDEFIPVAEESGQIVAIGDWVLRHALGQLKAWIDAGAEPFIMAVNLSAVQFRSPQLTQRVLEILEELALPPEHLELELTERIASENPLEAINIMNTLYDNGIRMSIDDFGTGYSSLSYLKQFKAYKLKIDQSFIHDVAQNPEDRTIVNTIIKMAHSLNMKTIAEGVETAEQLEILRAAGCDEVQGYYYEKPIPAQEFERKYVQSFRK; encoded by the coding sequence TTGCGCATTTTTTCTGTGAATCTCTCCTGCGGTCCCCGATGCAAAGAATGGAGCGTCGGTGCCGCCGTTTTTCTACTCGGCGCCGCCGTCTCAGCGTTCGTGGTCATCCATCTCGATCGGATGAGAACGCATGACAAACTCCATGTCGTTCAGTCCGTTGCACACGAACATGCATCCCGGCTGCACAAGCACATCGACGAGAGCATGGTACTGGCATATCCGATTGCGGCGGCGATCGAAACCGGGATGGATACTCAAGATTTTACATTTATCGCCGACAAACTGATCACACACCATCCCCTCATCCACGAAATCGCCCTGGCCCCGGAAGGGATCATTACCCACATCGTTCCGGTCAAAGGCAACGAAAAAGCGCTCGGTCTTGATCTGCTCAGGCATCCCGAACAAAAGGCCGAGGCGCTGCTGGCCCTCAAAAGCGGCAAACTCACTCTCGCCGGACCGATTCGCCTAATGCAAGGAGGTGAAGGGGTTGTCGGCAGATTCCCCGTTTTCCGCAAGGAAGATCAAACATTCTGGGGCTTTGTTCTCATCGTCATAAAAATGCCCGATCTTCTTCATTCCGCCGCATTGGGCGACCTCTCTGCGGGCGGATACCGCTACGAACTCACCCGAACGTATCCGAATTCAAAACAGGTTCAGATCATCTCGGCTTCGGATCCCCAGCCGCTCGATCGGCCGATACGGCAACGGATAGCGTTTCCGAATGCCGACTGGACGCTGAGCATCTCCCCCGCCGCAGGATGGCATGATCGATGGACGATTTTTTTCCAAAGCGTCCTGGGGATATTGTTCAGCCTTCTGGCCGGCTATATCGCGAAACAATACGTCGAACTGCGCAATCAGCGCAACGCCCTCGAACACCGCGTTGCCGAACGGGTCACCGAGATTTCATTGACCCAAAACCGGCTCCGGCTGCTGCTCAATACGATTCCCGACCTTATATGGCTTAAAGACACAGGGGGAACCTATTTGCTGTGCAACCCGATGTTCGAACGGTTTTTCGGTGCGAAAGAAACCGAAATCGTTGGGAAAAGCGATTACGATTTTGTGGACCGGGAACTTGCTGATTTTTTCCGGGCCAAAGACCGTCTTGCAATGGAAAAACACGCCCCGAGCGTCAACGAAGAGTGGCTCACCTTTACCGACGACGGCCATACCGCGCTGATGGAAACGATCAAAACCCCGATGATCGACGAAACGGGAAACCTGGTCGGGATCCTGGGTATCGCCCGTGACATTACCGAGCGCCATACCAACGAAACGCGGATACGGCAACTCACCCATCTCTACGCCGCCCTTAGTAACTGTAACAAAGCAATTGTTCGCTCATCGACGCCCCAGGAGCTCTTCGACGAAGTGTGCCGGGGGATCGTATCCGAAGAGGGAATGAACATGGCGTGGATCGGGTTAGTCGATCCCCAAAGCGATCTCGTCCGTCCCGTAGCATCATACGGTGATCGGTTCGGTTATCTCGAAGGAATCGAGATCTCGATCCGCGAGGAGATCCCATCGGGCAACGGTCCGACCGGCACCGCCATCCGTGAAAACCGCCCCTACTGGTGTCAGGACTTCATGAACGATCCCGCGACCGCTCCATGGCACGAACGCGGTGAAGCGGTCGGATGGCAATCATCCGCCTCTTTGCCGTTTCATCTCTACGGCAAACCCGTCGGAGCGTTTATGGTCTACTCGACTAAACTCAATGCATTCGATCCTTCCAGCCGCGAACTTTTGATCGAAATGGCGATGGACATCAGTTTCGCGATGGAAAACTTCGACCGCGAGGCCAAACGTAAAGCGGTCGAAGAAGATCTTATCCGTACCGAAAAACTTCTCGAAGAGATGAGCGAGGCGGCATTGATCGGAGGATGGGAATACGACGTCAAAACAGGTAAAGGGACATGGACCAAAATTACCGCGCGAATCCACGACATGGACCCCGATGCCGAAACGACCGAACAGATCGGACTGAGCGTATACGAGGGCGAATCTCTCGAAAAGATAAAAAATGCCATCCATGACGCAATCACCCGTGCGATGCCCTACGATCTGATAGTGCACATGACCACCCCCGCCGGAAATAAAAAATGGGTTCGTACCATCGGTATCCCGGTCATCGAAAACGGTGAAGTCATCCGGTTGAGAGGTTCCATCCAGGACATCACGGCGCAAAAAGCGACGGAAGACAAGGTTCACTGGCTTGCCCATTTCGACTCCCTGACGGGGCTTCCGAACCGGACGCTGCTCAACGACCGGCTCAATTACGCGATACGGATCGCCTACCGCAACCATACGTCGGTCGCACTGCTTTATCTCGATCTCGACCATTTCAAAAACATCAACGAAAACCTCGGGCACCATATCGGCGACGAACTGCTCGTCCAGGTTGCATTGCGCATCCAGTCCATGATCCGCGAATCCGACACCCTCTCGCGGCAGGGGGGGGACGAATTTATGATCCTCCTCTCCGGGATCGATGCAGAGGGCGCCGCGAATGTCGCCGAAAAATTGATCGAAAGCATTTCCCAGCCCTATCAGATCCAAAGTTATGAACTTTCAATCACCCCATCGATCGGAATAGCCCTCTATCCCGGGGACGGTACCAACTTCACGACGTTGTCCCAAGCGGCCGATGCGGCGATGTTCCGGGCCAAACACAACGGCCGAAACCGCTACTGCTTTTTCACCCCCGAAATGCAGGCCCGTTCGGCCCGCAACCTCGAAATCGAAAACGCTCTGCGACACGCGGTTGCACGCGATCAACTCCAAATCCACTATCAGCCTCAAATCTCTTTGTCCGACGGAAAACTCATCGGGACCGAAGCGTTGCTGCGATGGACCCACCCCGAGCTCGGAGCCGTTTCTCCCGATGAATTCATACCCGTCGCCGAAGAGAGCGGCCAAATCGTCGCCATCGGGGATTGGGTATTGCGCCATGCGCTCGGGCAGCTCAAAGCCTGGATCGATGCGGGTGCAGAACCGTTCATCATGGCCGTCAACCTCTCCGCCGTCCAGTTCCGCAGCCCCCAGCTCACCCAAAGGGTTCTGGAGATTCTCGAAGAGCTGGCCCTTCCCCCCGAGCATCTCGAACTTGAGCTGACCGAACGGATCGCCTCGGAAAACCCGCTCGAAGCGATCAACATCATGAATACCCTCTACGACAACGGGATTCGTATGTCGATCGACGATTTCGGGACCGGATACTCGTCACTGAGCTACCTGAAACAGTTCAAAGCCTATAAACTCAAAATCGACCAGTCGTTTATCCATGACGTCGCCCAAAATCCCGAAGACCGCACCATCGTCAACACGATCATCAAAATGGCTCACAGCCTGAACATGAAAACGATTGCCGAAGGGGTGGAAACCGCCGAACAGCTTGAAATCCTACGCGCTGCGGGGTGTGACGAGGTGCAGGGATATTATTATGAAAAACCGATTCCGGCACAGGAATTTGAGCGTAAATACGTTCAGTCGTTTCGTAAATAA
- a CDS encoding exonuclease domain-containing protein, whose amino-acid sequence MLIFFDTETTGVEAKDRICAVGIACETHLHEELIHPGKKMPPAASAVHQITSEMVAEAPEFSRSESCRILKAFNLPSNTLVSHNAPFDLSMLSKEGIEWQGDVIDTLKCAKALMDDLEGYSLQFLRYELRLYREEEAFFAAAGVSVAPHRPLSDALHVRMLYDYLLDLADHQKLVDISRSHILLSRLPFGKYAKKRIEEIALKDPGYLKWMLDSLHDMDEDLRYSIDYYLRND is encoded by the coding sequence CCGCATCTGCGCCGTCGGAATCGCCTGCGAGACTCATCTGCATGAAGAATTGATCCATCCGGGGAAAAAGATGCCCCCCGCAGCCTCGGCAGTGCACCAGATAACGAGCGAAATGGTTGCCGAAGCGCCGGAATTTTCCCGTTCGGAAAGCTGCCGGATCCTCAAAGCGTTCAATCTTCCTTCCAATACGCTCGTTTCGCACAATGCGCCGTTTGATCTTTCCATGCTTTCCAAAGAAGGGATCGAATGGCAAGGCGACGTTATCGACACCCTCAAATGCGCCAAGGCGTTGATGGACGATCTGGAAGGGTACTCTTTACAGTTTCTGCGGTACGAATTGCGGCTGTATCGCGAGGAAGAGGCGTTTTTTGCCGCTGCCGGCGTATCGGTTGCTCCTCATCGCCCTTTGAGCGATGCGCTTCACGTTCGGATGCTTTACGATTACCTGCTCGATCTCGCCGATCATCAAAAACTGGTCGATATTTCCCGTTCCCATATCCTGCTCAGCCGTCTGCCTTTCGGCAAATACGCCAAAAAGAGGATCGAAGAGATCGCCCTCAAAGACCCCGGCTATCTTAAATGGATGCTCGATTCCCTCCATGACATGGATGAGGATCTGCGTTACAGCATCGACTATTATTTACGAAACGACTGA